A window of the Candidatus Tanganyikabacteria bacterium genome harbors these coding sequences:
- a CDS encoding recombinase family protein, translated as MKAIGYTRVSTQEQAAEGYSLAAQEQKIRAYADLYGLELIDLVADADASAKTLDRPGLQSSLARLDAGEAEAHVILKLDRLTRNVADWNDLIERYFGKLVGLMSVSDQIDTRTAAGRLVLNVLVSVAQWEREAIGERTAAALAEKKRQGEHVGRPGFGFEIREGRLVQNDSETAIVDRILALRAAGLTLQAIADRLTAEGVPTKRGGKWAPAIVANLLARAGRWALAGRARRARPGGRRRRVRPRLGGRGPFRPRPGRAVLRRKRERGSRGDPGNPAAAPGCRGGAGLCGRPGARGTSRRGGRVGR; from the coding sequence ATGAAGGCTATCGGATACACCCGGGTCTCGACGCAGGAGCAGGCGGCCGAAGGCTACAGCCTGGCAGCCCAGGAGCAGAAGATCCGAGCGTACGCGGACCTGTACGGGCTCGAGTTGATCGACCTGGTGGCCGACGCCGACGCGAGCGCAAAGACCCTCGACCGGCCGGGCCTGCAATCCTCTCTTGCCCGCCTCGATGCCGGCGAGGCCGAGGCCCACGTGATCCTCAAGCTCGATCGCCTGACGCGCAACGTCGCTGACTGGAACGACCTGATCGAGCGGTACTTCGGGAAGCTCGTCGGGCTGATGAGCGTAAGCGACCAGATCGACACGCGGACCGCGGCCGGCCGGCTGGTTCTTAACGTGCTGGTTTCGGTGGCCCAGTGGGAGCGAGAGGCGATCGGGGAGCGCACCGCGGCGGCCCTGGCCGAGAAGAAGCGGCAAGGCGAACACGTCGGGCGTCCGGGGTTCGGCTTCGAGATCCGCGAGGGCCGGCTCGTGCAGAACGACAGCGAAACCGCGATCGTGGATCGGATTCTAGCTCTCCGGGCCGCCGGCCTTACGCTCCAGGCAATCGCTGACAGACTGACCGCGGAAGGGGTTCCGACCAAACGCGGGGGCAAGTGGGCACCCGCCATCGTGGCGAACCTGCTGGCGAGGGCCGGCCGGTGGGCCCTGGCCGGACGAGCCCGACGCGCGCGACCGGGCGGAAGGAGGCGCCGTGTTCGGCCGCGCCTTGGTGGACGAGGCCCTTTCCGACCTCGACCGGGCCGCGCGGTTCTACGTCGAAAACGTGAGCGCGGTTCGCGAGGCGATCCAGGGAATCCGGCAGCGGCGCCAGGATGTCGTGGAGGCGCAGGCCTTTGCGGCCGGCCTGGCGCACGAGGTACGAGTCGCCGTGGCGGGCGCGTGGGCCGGTGA
- a CDS encoding ORF6N domain-containing protein produces the protein MTDLVPIEQIDRAILTVRGQRVMLDADLAELYCVETRALNQAVRRNLDRFPEDFAFVLTIEEWADLRSQSVILKAGRGQHRKFPPYVFTEHGAVMLASVLSSPRAVEASILVARAFVRLRRLLGFEAEILRRMEALEARAEGNEIQTAMVAEELKEIRSLMSAPITSAIGFRSNDPPSP, from the coding sequence ATGACCGACCTCGTTCCCATCGAACAGATCGACCGCGCGATCCTTACCGTCCGAGGCCAGCGCGTGATGCTGGACGCCGACCTGGCCGAGCTGTATTGCGTCGAGACGCGTGCGCTCAACCAGGCCGTGAGGCGCAACCTCGACCGCTTCCCCGAGGACTTCGCCTTCGTGTTGACGATCGAGGAGTGGGCGGATTTAAGATCACAATCTGTGATCCTAAAGGCGGGGCGCGGCCAGCACCGGAAGTTCCCGCCGTACGTCTTCACCGAGCACGGTGCGGTCATGCTGGCCAGCGTGCTGTCGAGCCCCCGGGCCGTCGAGGCAAGCATCCTGGTGGCCCGCGCATTCGTGCGGTTGCGGCGCCTGCTCGGCTTCGAGGCCGAGATCCTGCGCCGCATGGAGGCGCTGGAGGCCCGGGCCGAGGGCAACGAAATCCAGACGGCCATGGTGGCCGAGGAGCTGAAGGAAATTCGCTCCCTGATGTCTGCGCCCATTACAAGCGCGATCGGCTTCCGAAGCAACGATCCCCCGAGCCCGTAA